The nucleotide window ACTTCTTACTGAGAGGCTAGTCCCAGCCCAGCTAGCCTTTgctagtgctgaaattacaagAATATGCTACGACCATATCCAGTATCACTGGAGTTGGGGAATGATGGGTTTTAGTCTCATTGTACAACCTCGGGTCCAGGATCCtgccttagttattttttttgttatttgttattttcgTGTGTGCAGAACACACATGACTGGATAATCGCAGTCctagggtgtcagatctccttgatatgggtgctgagaattgaacccaggtcttgaAGTTCACCAGTACAAGTACATTCTTACCAGACTGCCCAGTTTATTACAGTCTCAGCCAGATGGGGTGGTGTACATCTTCAAGCACAGGACTCAAAAAACAGGTGACTACCCGAGGTCAatgtcagactggtctacaaagtgagttttaggaaagccagggctatatagagaggcCTTGTCACTAAGACTTGGGATTTTTATGCCCTCAACTTTTGAGTACTAAGATTATAAGCATAACTTATGATGTCAGGCTTGTAGTTTCATGTTTTTGAGACTATAGTGATTCTGTGCTTCTTTCCAGTTTTGCACAGTAATAAATTGACTCACACAGACTTAAAGCCTGAAAACATCTTATTTGTGCAGTCTGACTACACGGAGGCTTATAATCCAAAAATGGTAAGTCTTTGTAACACGGTCATGGAGCTTGTAACATCGTTGTTGTCCTTGTAACATCGTTGTGGTGGTGCTTGTAACATCGTTGTTGTCCTTGTAACGTTGTTGTCCTTGTAACATCGTTGTTGTCCTTGTAACATTGTTGTTGTCCTTGTAACATCGTTGTGGTGGTGCTTGTAACATTGTTGGAGTCCTTGTAACATCGTCCTGGTGCTTGTAAATGCTTTGTCTCgatggtttgttttcatttgtcacTTACGGTTTGCAGAAACGGGATGAACGCACCGTCATAAATCCAGATATTAAAGTTGTGGACTTTGGAAGTGCAACATATGATGATGAGCATCACAGTACGTTGGTCTCCACAAGACACTACCGAGCACCCGAAGTTATTTTAGGTCAGTGCTTGTTATACTTTAACAGCCCACCCTGCTTTATTGTAGCCAACATTCAGTTTATGGTCCAGACTAGAGAATATAGCTCTGTGGTACAGCTCTTGTCTAACCTGTCAATACCCAGGAttatcaaaatagaaaaacagtaTTAGAAATCATGTTAAGCCGGGCAGTGATCATATACGCCTCTAACCCAGCAGGTGGattttcatgagttcaaggccagagcttggtctacagagtgagttccaggacaggctctgtaACTATTgggaaacgctgtctcaaaaaactgaaaggagccgggcggtggtggcgcacgcctttaatcccagcactcgggaggcagaggcaggtggatctctgtgagttcgagaccagcctggtctacagagtgagttccaggacaggctccaaagccacagagaaaccctgtctcgaaaaaaccaaaaaaaaagaaactgaaaggaaaaaatatgttAAGTGTCTTCAAattgctaggcatggtggcacacacctttaatcagaaGCTGGTAGTTCTCTTGAGTTAGAAACCAGCCTGTGccacatactgagaccctgtttcaaaaacaaaaaccttgaagtCTCAGCTCACCAGCCGTGGAGCTGGCATGTGGCTTAGCCTTTAAACACGATTGTTGATCTGTTGTTAATTGTGCATCTTAGAATTGGCTCAGACAACCCAGGTGTGATGTGTATATAATCCTGGTCAACTATTGTCTGCCATGCACCAGACTAAGTCAGGGGTACTGGTCTAGTGTAATGCTCTTTGGGGTGTTTTGAACAGTCAGCGCAACATGAAATCCAGCACCTTACACCTTGAGGGCAGGGCGTCACACTATATTCAGAAACGTCTTTCAGAGATGTGGAGGTTTTCTCCCCTGACACTGTGCTTTGCTTACAGCCCTAGGGTGGTCTCAGCCATGTGATGTCTGGAGTATAGGATGTATCCTTATTGAGTATTATCTTGGATTTACAGTTTTTCCGGTGAGTGGCAATGATGTGTTTTAGTGGCTTTGCATTTAAAAAGTGCCTGTTTGTGTAAAATAGATACTTTAATTCAAagaatacatttacacaataggtTTTTTCTTACTActtaaaaagcacaaaaaattAGAATTGTGTAATTTGTCTTAGGCAGTGTTACAAATATTGTAAGCAGTTGTCACCAGTCCTATAGGGACGACCACTGGCAAACTTCAGGTTTTGACAGTTTTGTTCTGCCATTTTGATGACGACTCTTTGTGACTCTGAGTAGTTGGGACTAGAGTGGGTGTGGTTTATGTGAATTATTGGTTAACAAGTGTTTCTATTGTAGACTCACGATAGCAGGGAACATTTAGCAATGATGGAAAGGATTCTTGGCCCACTGCCAAAGCACATGATACAGAAAACCAGGTATGTGTTACTTGAGTCATAGCATCTTTA belongs to Microtus ochrogaster isolate Prairie Vole_2 unplaced genomic scaffold, MicOch1.0 UNK8, whole genome shotgun sequence and includes:
- the Clk1 gene encoding dual specificity protein kinase CLK1 isoform X2 is translated as MLEWFEHRGHICIVFELLGLSTYDFIKENGFLPFRMDHIRKMAYQICRSVNFLHSNKLTHTDLKPENILFVQSDYTEAYNPKMKRDERTVINPDIKVVDFGSATYDDEHHSTLVSTRHYRAPEVILALGWSQPCDVWSIGCILIEYYLGFTVFPTHDSREHLAMMERILGPLPKHMIQKTRKRKYFHHDRLDWDEHSSAGRYVSRRCKPLKEFMLSQDAEHELLFDLIGKMLEYDPAKRITLREALKHPFFHPLRKHT